A section of the Ciceribacter thiooxidans genome encodes:
- a CDS encoding TRAP transporter small permease gives MLRILDRLEEILIATLIAAATVIIFVAVVHRYSLGLLADAVSLSRSLDMPWLMGFSRSLYFGLRSVNLVWAQELCIILFVWMAKFGAAYGVRTGIHVGIDVVINRMQAKNRARMILFGLLAGAFFTGVIATLGANFVYHMYHTDSISPDLELPMWLVYLAIPLGSSLMCFRFLQVAWNFSRTGELPHHDHGHVDGMDEEAEAIAASPLTAKDH, from the coding sequence ATGCTTCGCATACTTGACAGGCTCGAGGAGATCCTGATCGCCACGCTGATTGCCGCGGCGACCGTGATCATCTTCGTCGCCGTCGTTCACCGCTACTCCCTCGGACTGCTCGCCGACGCGGTCAGTCTGTCCCGAAGCCTGGATATGCCCTGGCTGATGGGCTTCTCGCGCTCGCTCTATTTCGGCCTTCGCTCCGTCAATCTCGTCTGGGCGCAGGAGCTCTGCATCATCCTCTTCGTCTGGATGGCGAAGTTTGGCGCCGCCTACGGCGTGCGCACCGGCATCCACGTCGGTATCGACGTCGTGATCAACCGCATGCAGGCGAAGAACCGCGCCCGGATGATCCTGTTCGGCCTTCTCGCCGGCGCCTTCTTCACCGGCGTCATCGCGACGCTCGGCGCGAACTTCGTCTACCACATGTACCATACGGATTCGATCTCGCCGGATCTCGAACTGCCGATGTGGCTCGTCTATCTCGCGATCCCGCTCGGCTCCTCGCTGATGTGCTTCCGTTTCCTGCAGGTCGCCTGGAATTTCAGCCGCACCGGCGAGCTGCCCCACCACGACCACGGACACGTGGACGGGATGGACGAAGAGGCAGAGGCCATTGCCGCGAGCCCGCTGACTGCGAAGGATCACTGA
- a CDS encoding TRAP transporter substrate-binding protein, translated as MFLRTAAAVSLSVSAFALAASGAAAADPIVIRFSHVVAPDTPKGKGADKFKELAEKYTNGAVKVEVYPNSQLYKDKEELEALQLGAVQMLAPSLAKFGPLGIKEFEVFDLPYIFSGYDSLHKVTYGPVGKSLLDKLSAKGIQGLAFWDNGFKIMSANSPLKTPDDFLGLKMRIQSSKVLEAEMNALGAVPQVMAFSEVYQALQTGVVDGTENPPSNMYTQKMHEVQKHATLSNHGYLGYAVIVNKKFWDELPADVRGNLDKAMAEATEYANGIAKEENEKALEAMKAAGTTEFHELTADELAAWHKALLPVHDEMADRIGADLIKQVQQEAGVAK; from the coding sequence ATGTTCCTGCGGACTGCCGCTGCAGTCTCGCTTTCCGTTTCCGCCTTTGCGCTCGCCGCATCCGGTGCCGCCGCTGCCGATCCGATCGTCATCCGTTTCTCGCATGTCGTCGCGCCCGACACGCCGAAGGGCAAGGGTGCCGACAAGTTCAAGGAACTCGCCGAGAAGTACACGAACGGTGCCGTGAAGGTCGAGGTCTATCCGAACTCGCAGCTCTACAAGGACAAGGAAGAACTCGAAGCGCTGCAGCTGGGCGCCGTGCAGATGCTCGCGCCGTCGCTTGCCAAGTTCGGCCCGCTGGGCATCAAGGAATTTGAAGTTTTCGACCTCCCTTACATCTTCTCCGGCTATGACAGCCTGCACAAGGTAACGTACGGTCCGGTCGGCAAGAGCCTGCTCGACAAGCTGAGCGCCAAGGGTATCCAGGGTCTCGCCTTCTGGGACAACGGGTTCAAGATCATGAGCGCGAACAGCCCGTTGAAGACGCCTGACGACTTCCTCGGCCTCAAGATGCGCATCCAGTCCTCGAAGGTCCTTGAAGCCGAAATGAACGCCCTCGGTGCCGTTCCGCAGGTTATGGCCTTCTCCGAAGTCTACCAGGCGCTGCAGACCGGTGTCGTGGACGGTACCGAAAACCCGCCGTCCAACATGTATACGCAGAAGATGCATGAGGTGCAGAAGCACGCGACGCTCTCCAACCACGGCTACCTCGGCTATGCGGTGATCGTGAACAAGAAGTTCTGGGACGAACTGCCGGCCGACGTCCGCGGCAACCTCGACAAGGCAATGGCCGAAGCGACCGAATATGCGAACGGCATCGCCAAGGAAGAGAACGAAAAGGCGCTGGAAGCGATGAAGGCCGCCGGCACCACGGAGTTCCACGAGCTTACCGCCGACGAACTCGCTGCCTGGCACAAGGCGCTGCTGCCGGTTCACGACGAGATGGCTGACCGTATCGGCGCCGACCTCATCAAGCAGGTGCAGCAGGAAGCCGGCGTCGCCAAGTAA
- a CDS encoding SHOCT domain-containing protein yields MYSKTFARTAAIAAIFAASAIPALAQAGSDPRDRPYYYGHGMMWGDQWGGFGMIFGPIFMILILVAIVVGIIYALKYMGAINLPSNASGNGKALDLLRDRYARGEIDHQEFDERKKRLMD; encoded by the coding sequence ATGTACAGCAAGACTTTCGCCCGCACGGCGGCCATCGCCGCAATCTTCGCAGCATCGGCAATTCCGGCTCTCGCCCAGGCCGGATCCGACCCTCGGGACAGACCGTATTACTACGGTCATGGCATGATGTGGGGCGATCAATGGGGAGGTTTCGGCATGATATTCGGCCCGATCTTCATGATTCTCATCCTGGTGGCGATCGTCGTCGGGATCATCTATGCCCTCAAGTACATGGGAGCGATCAACCTGCCTTCGAACGCGTCCGGCAACGGCAAGGCGCTCGACCTTCTCAGGGACCGCTACGCCCGCGGCGAGATCGACCATCAGGAATTCGACGAACGCAAGAAACGGCTGATGGACTGA
- a CDS encoding PAS domain-containing sensor histidine kinase — protein sequence MTIFRSSSDGPDSGDGGRHDLLQVIPLVTIVVLTAMISLLLWAINYNENERLRTTLISDALWVEQTLRFQLSVDEDAIARLALDHAHHQIGLPQFGDRARIHLQNNPEVLSIVLFDAEGRAAFSVPEGAAYGADKTSPLPHKTAAAASVRPIYGPLTRTADGDLVTSISTALGDGGSVSAVISIRSLIARQIPWWITEKYAVQLVDIDNAVLAEKTRVEPTDTSLTHKISFDPPLAGAWLAISSYRVGGNLSNNLLVAGVLGLSLFAVFSLLVLYRNGLKRKAAEMRLRSEMAFRRSMEESLTVGLRARDHEGTILYVNNAFCQMTGFTAEELTGRKPPMPYWHEDRIAETLARHEALNKGGLKIQSFETCFRRRDGSDLEVQVFEAPLIDAHGRHRGWMGSIIDISDQKRATEIARVQSQNLQRTGRLVTLGEMASSLAHELNQPLAAIASYAAGSLNLLQSPDCDHRQVVGALEKLSLQTERAGQIIRRIQDFVRKRDPKFQDVELASVIVETASFLEADASNRHATIKVVAPKGLAPVRADRILMEQVMINLMRNGIEAMAGPPTRRVRLDVELRQEDDHQIIEVRDSGPGISPTVAGRLFEPFVTSKQDGMGMGLNICRTIIELHHGRLEHRPGPAGGTVFSIVLPVPQPERAAAE from the coding sequence TTGACGATCTTCAGATCCAGCAGTGACGGACCGGATTCCGGTGACGGCGGCAGGCACGACCTGCTGCAGGTGATCCCGCTCGTCACCATCGTCGTGCTGACGGCGATGATCTCGCTGCTTCTCTGGGCCATCAACTACAATGAGAACGAACGGCTGCGCACCACCCTCATCTCGGATGCGCTCTGGGTCGAGCAGACGCTGCGCTTCCAGCTCTCGGTGGACGAGGATGCCATCGCGCGACTGGCGCTCGATCACGCCCATCACCAGATCGGCCTGCCGCAGTTCGGCGACCGCGCCCGCATTCACCTGCAGAACAATCCGGAAGTCCTGAGCATCGTCCTTTTTGATGCCGAAGGCCGGGCGGCCTTTTCCGTGCCGGAGGGCGCAGCCTACGGCGCGGACAAGACTTCACCACTACCCCACAAGACTGCCGCAGCCGCAAGCGTGAGGCCGATCTACGGACCGCTCACCAGGACCGCCGACGGCGATCTCGTGACCAGCATCTCGACGGCGCTCGGCGATGGCGGCAGCGTCTCGGCCGTCATATCGATCCGCTCTCTGATCGCACGCCAGATCCCCTGGTGGATCACCGAGAAATACGCCGTGCAGCTCGTCGACATCGACAATGCCGTGCTCGCGGAAAAGACCCGTGTCGAGCCGACCGATACGAGCCTCACCCACAAGATCAGCTTCGACCCGCCACTCGCAGGCGCATGGCTCGCGATATCGAGCTACCGGGTCGGCGGCAATCTCTCCAACAACCTTCTGGTCGCCGGCGTGTTGGGGCTGTCGCTCTTCGCCGTCTTCTCGCTTCTCGTCCTCTACCGCAACGGCCTCAAGCGCAAAGCCGCGGAAATGCGGCTGCGGTCGGAGATGGCCTTCCGGCGCTCGATGGAGGAAAGCCTGACCGTCGGGCTGCGTGCCCGCGACCACGAAGGCACGATCCTCTACGTCAACAACGCCTTTTGTCAGATGACCGGCTTCACCGCGGAGGAACTGACGGGGCGCAAGCCGCCAATGCCCTACTGGCACGAGGACCGCATCGCCGAGACACTCGCCCGCCACGAGGCTCTGAACAAGGGCGGGCTCAAGATCCAGAGCTTCGAGACCTGCTTCCGCCGCCGCGACGGCTCCGACCTCGAGGTGCAGGTCTTCGAGGCGCCGCTGATCGACGCGCATGGGCGGCATCGCGGCTGGATGGGCTCGATCATCGACATTTCCGACCAGAAGCGGGCCACAGAGATCGCCCGTGTCCAGTCGCAGAACCTGCAACGCACCGGCCGCCTCGTCACGCTCGGCGAGATGGCATCCTCGCTCGCCCACGAACTCAACCAGCCGCTGGCGGCGATCGCGAGCTATGCGGCAGGCTCGCTGAACCTCTTGCAGTCTCCGGATTGCGACCACCGGCAGGTGGTCGGGGCGCTCGAAAAACTCTCGCTCCAGACCGAGCGCGCCGGCCAGATCATCCGCCGCATCCAGGATTTCGTGCGCAAGCGTGACCCGAAGTTCCAGGATGTCGAGCTCGCCTCCGTCATCGTCGAGACGGCGTCCTTCCTCGAAGCCGATGCCAGCAACCGCCACGCGACGATAAAGGTCGTGGCGCCGAAGGGACTGGCGCCGGTGCGGGCGGACCGCATCCTGATGGAGCAGGTAATGATCAACCTGATGCGCAACGGCATCGAGGCGATGGCAGGGCCGCCGACGCGGCGCGTGCGGCTGGACGTCGAACTCCGCCAGGAGGATGATCACCAGATAATCGAGGTCCGGGACAGCGGGCCGGGCATTTCGCCGACGGTGGCCGGCCGTCTTTTCGAGCCCTTCGTCACCAGCAAGCAGGACGGCATGGGCATGGGCCTCAACATCTGCCGGACGATCATAGAACTCCATCACGGACGTCTGGAACACCGGCCGGGCCCGGCCGGCGGCACCGTGTTCTCGATCGTCCTGCCGGTGCCGCAACCCGAAAGGGCCGCGGCCGAATGA
- a CDS encoding response regulator transcription factor — MITAKPFLKDAAVYLVDDDPAIRDSLAFLLMSRQMRAIPLESGEALLAALPLEPFSCIILDMRMGGLSGLETFNRLKAAGCEAPVVFLTGHGDVPVAVEALKTGAADFIEKPFNDNQLVNTVIACLEKRFGKMAESRQRAIIEQQLQQLSTRELDVLKLLMAGMLNKQIADALSISMRTVEVHRARILAKMQARNAVELAANLASHGIELA, encoded by the coding sequence ATGATTACAGCGAAGCCCTTCCTGAAGGATGCAGCCGTCTATCTCGTCGACGACGACCCGGCGATCCGCGATTCTCTCGCCTTCCTGTTGATGTCCCGGCAGATGCGCGCCATTCCGCTCGAAAGCGGCGAGGCGCTGCTTGCCGCACTGCCGCTCGAACCTTTTTCCTGCATCATCCTCGACATGCGCATGGGCGGGCTGTCGGGGCTCGAGACCTTCAACCGGCTGAAGGCCGCCGGCTGCGAGGCGCCCGTGGTCTTCCTCACCGGGCACGGCGACGTGCCGGTCGCCGTCGAGGCGCTGAAGACCGGCGCTGCCGATTTCATCGAGAAGCCGTTCAACGACAACCAGCTCGTCAACACCGTCATCGCCTGCCTCGAGAAACGCTTCGGCAAGATGGCGGAGAGCCGCCAGCGGGCGATCATCGAACAGCAGCTGCAGCAGCTCTCGACACGCGAGCTCGATGTGCTGAAACTGCTGATGGCCGGCATGCTGAACAAGCAGATCGCGGATGCGCTTTCCATTTCGATGCGCACCGTCGAGGTCCACCGCGCCCGTATACTCGCCAAGATGCAGGCCCGGAATGCCGTGGAACTCGCCGCAAACCTCGCCTCGCACGGGATCGAGCTCGCCTGA
- a CDS encoding lipocalin-like domain-containing protein, translating into MNVRAYLLLLVLSVIAAVPASPRAQGFAGLGTQAEGFAVPERGVPLAFPRDHGAHPDYRIEWWYLTANLKSADGRSFGLQWTLFRSALEPGGKDASQIWMGHAAVTSAELHLVAERLARGGTGQAGVTLDPFSAWIDEWKMESRVGEEALAAGADPLTKLALGASGKDFRYLMELEAKGPLVLQGDHGYSVKSAEGQASYYYSQPFYTISGTLVLPEGEVAVTGEAWLDREWSSQPLSAGQTGWDWFSLHLESGEKLMAFRLRGDAQGYMSGTWISADGRPTPLGPSDLVVTPLDTARVAGHVLPVRWRVEVPGHGVDVTTEALNDDAWMAVSFPYWEGPIRFSGSHEGQGYLEMTGYK; encoded by the coding sequence ATGAACGTTAGGGCGTATCTCCTTCTTCTGGTGCTTTCGGTCATCGCGGCGGTGCCCGCATCACCACGGGCGCAGGGGTTCGCCGGCCTCGGGACGCAGGCGGAAGGCTTCGCCGTACCGGAGCGGGGCGTGCCGCTGGCCTTCCCGCGCGATCACGGCGCTCACCCCGACTACCGGATCGAATGGTGGTACCTGACGGCGAACCTGAAATCGGCCGACGGGCGGAGCTTCGGACTGCAATGGACGCTGTTTCGTTCCGCGCTGGAGCCCGGCGGCAAGGATGCCTCGCAGATCTGGATGGGACATGCGGCGGTGACGTCTGCCGAACTGCACCTCGTTGCCGAACGCCTCGCCCGCGGCGGCACCGGGCAGGCCGGCGTGACACTGGACCCGTTTTCGGCGTGGATCGACGAGTGGAAGATGGAAAGCCGCGTGGGCGAGGAGGCACTTGCCGCTGGCGCCGACCCGCTGACGAAGCTTGCCCTCGGCGCCTCGGGCAAGGATTTCCGTTATTTGATGGAGTTGGAGGCTAAGGGGCCGCTCGTACTGCAGGGGGACCACGGCTATTCGGTCAAGTCAGCAGAGGGGCAGGCGAGCTACTATTACTCTCAGCCCTTTTATACGATCAGCGGCACGCTGGTCCTGCCCGAAGGCGAGGTTGCCGTCACGGGCGAGGCCTGGCTCGACAGGGAATGGTCGTCGCAGCCGCTCTCCGCCGGCCAGACCGGCTGGGACTGGTTCTCCCTGCATCTCGAAAGCGGCGAGAAGCTGATGGCCTTCCGGCTGCGCGGCGATGCTCAGGGCTACATGTCCGGCACCTGGATTTCCGCCGACGGGCGGCCGACACCGCTCGGCCCCTCCGATCTCGTGGTCACGCCGCTCGATACCGCGAGGGTGGCCGGTCACGTCCTGCCGGTTCGCTGGCGGGTGGAAGTTCCCGGCCACGGCGTCGACGTGACGACAGAAGCACTGAACGACGACGCCTGGATGGCCGTCTCGTTTCCCTACTGGGAAGGGCCGATCCGCTTTTCGGGATCGCACGAGGGGCAGGGTTATCTCGAAATGACCGGATACAAGTAG
- a CDS encoding ABC transporter permease — MWLAGLGALLSHWRRQPLQFFMLFAGLALATALWSGVQAINAEARASYGRAAAMLGQNRLEQLVAKDGGSIAGERFAALRRGGWLVSPLVEGELRVGTLRLRLIGIDPLTLPSEARQVEVTGGEALRRFLTPPGLLFANPETAGQVAGEGLPPVEVSEDLPAGTAITDIAVARRLLGQMETISRFVVAQEQPLGRAPLSAIAPDLELRKPDAQGDLARLTDSFHLNLTAFGMLAFVVGLFIVYSAIGLAFEQRRPTLRTLRSLGLPAYALTALLVAELATLSLVAGLAGVALGYVVASALLPDVAATLRGLYGADVPGTLQLRPEWWATGLAIAVAGTLAAAGQNLWRAARMPLLAPAQPRAWARASEAGLRVQAVAAVSLFAVALVLGLWGQGLVAGFGLLGALLLGAALFLPVLLMALLALFERLSSGPVSSWFWADTRQQLPRLSLALMALLLALAANVGVGTMVASFRLTFTGWLDQRLASELYVTARTEDEARALRNWLEPRVDAVLPIWHVEGEVLGGPAEIYGVADHATYREKWPLIESVQGVWDAVARGNAAVVNEQLARRHGIAPGDRLALPGGWTVTVAGIYSDYGNPIGQVIVGIDALTTHYPDVPRLRFGLRLPPAEAPALADALRTEFGLPPQNVLDQATIKQRSLQVFERTFAVTAALNVLTLGVAGVAMFASLTTLSGIRLAQIAPVWAMGLTRKRLVLLELLRTMLLSAFTLVAALPTGIGLAWVLLSVVNVAAFGWRLPMHLFPLDWLRLAFFAGLAALVSVALPLRRLARVTPADLLKVFANER, encoded by the coding sequence ATGTGGCTCGCGGGGCTCGGCGCACTCCTTTCCCACTGGCGGCGCCAGCCGCTGCAATTTTTCATGCTCTTCGCCGGGCTAGCACTCGCAACCGCACTCTGGTCCGGCGTGCAGGCAATCAATGCCGAGGCGCGGGCGAGCTATGGCCGGGCTGCCGCCATGCTCGGGCAGAACCGGCTCGAACAACTCGTGGCGAAGGACGGAGGATCGATCGCCGGCGAGCGGTTCGCGGCCTTGCGGCGCGGCGGCTGGCTCGTCTCGCCGTTGGTCGAGGGCGAGTTGCGGGTGGGCACCTTGCGCCTGCGCCTGATCGGCATCGACCCGCTGACATTGCCTTCCGAAGCGCGACAGGTGGAGGTGACCGGCGGTGAGGCACTGCGTCGCTTCCTGACGCCGCCCGGCCTCCTCTTCGCAAATCCCGAGACGGCAGGGCAAGTTGCCGGCGAAGGTCTCCCTCCCGTCGAGGTCTCGGAGGATCTGCCGGCCGGAACCGCGATCACCGATATCGCCGTCGCCCGACGACTTCTCGGGCAGATGGAGACGATATCGCGCTTCGTGGTTGCTCAGGAGCAACCGCTCGGGCGGGCGCCGCTCTCGGCTATTGCGCCGGATCTGGAGCTGCGAAAGCCCGACGCGCAGGGCGATCTCGCCCGCCTCACCGACAGCTTCCATCTGAACCTTACCGCCTTCGGCATGCTGGCCTTCGTCGTCGGCCTGTTTATCGTCTATTCGGCGATCGGCCTTGCCTTCGAGCAGCGGCGGCCGACCTTGCGCACGCTGCGGTCGCTCGGGCTTCCGGCTTACGCCCTGACGGCGCTGCTCGTCGCCGAACTGGCGACCCTTTCGCTGGTCGCCGGGCTCGCCGGCGTCGCGCTCGGCTATGTCGTCGCCTCCGCACTGCTGCCGGACGTGGCGGCGACGCTTCGCGGCCTCTATGGCGCCGACGTGCCGGGGACGCTGCAACTGCGGCCGGAATGGTGGGCGACGGGGCTTGCGATCGCCGTCGCCGGAACGCTCGCCGCCGCCGGCCAGAATCTCTGGCGCGCCGCCCGGATGCCGCTTCTCGCCCCCGCTCAGCCACGCGCATGGGCGCGCGCCTCGGAGGCGGGGTTGCGGGTACAGGCGGTCGCCGCCGTTTCTCTGTTTGCCGTGGCACTCGTGCTTGGCCTCTGGGGACAGGGCCTCGTCGCCGGCTTCGGACTACTCGGTGCCTTGCTGCTCGGCGCGGCACTTTTCCTGCCGGTGCTGCTGATGGCGTTGCTTGCGCTTTTCGAGAGGCTTTCGTCGGGGCCGGTGTCCTCATGGTTCTGGGCCGACACCCGCCAGCAGCTGCCGCGGCTCTCGCTGGCGCTGATGGCGCTGTTGCTGGCCCTTGCCGCCAATGTCGGGGTCGGCACCATGGTTGCGAGCTTCCGGCTCACCTTCACCGGCTGGCTCGACCAGCGACTTGCCTCCGAGCTCTACGTCACCGCGCGGACGGAAGACGAGGCGCGTGCGCTGCGCAACTGGCTCGAGCCGCGCGTCGACGCCGTGCTGCCGATCTGGCACGTCGAAGGCGAGGTGCTGGGCGGGCCGGCGGAGATCTACGGGGTCGCCGATCACGCGACCTACCGGGAAAAGTGGCCACTGATCGAATCCGTTCAGGGGGTATGGGACGCCGTTGCCCGCGGAAACGCAGCGGTGGTCAACGAGCAACTCGCCCGCCGCCATGGTATCGCGCCCGGCGACCGGCTGGCCCTGCCGGGAGGCTGGACGGTCACGGTCGCCGGCATCTATTCTGACTACGGAAATCCGATCGGGCAGGTGATCGTCGGCATCGATGCGCTCACCACCCACTACCCGGATGTGCCGCGGCTGCGCTTCGGCCTCAGGCTCCCGCCGGCCGAAGCACCGGCGCTTGCCGATGCCTTGCGGACCGAGTTCGGCCTGCCGCCGCAGAATGTGCTCGATCAGGCGACGATCAAGCAGCGCTCGCTGCAGGTCTTCGAGCGTACCTTTGCCGTTACGGCGGCACTCAACGTGCTGACACTCGGCGTGGCCGGCGTGGCGATGTTTGCGAGCCTCACCACGCTTTCCGGCATTCGCCTCGCGCAGATTGCGCCGGTCTGGGCGATGGGCCTCACGCGAAAGCGTCTGGTGCTGCTTGAACTCCTGCGGACCATGCTGCTTTCGGCCTTCACGCTCGTCGCGGCACTCCCCACCGGCATCGGCCTTGCCTGGGTGCTGCTTTCGGTCGTCAACGTCGCCGCCTTCGGCTGGCGGCTGCCGATGCACCTCTTCCCGCTCGACTGGCTGCGCCTCGCCTTCTTCGCCGGACTTGCGGCACTCGTTTCGGTTGCGCTACCATTGCGCCGGCTCGCAAGGGTGACACCCGCCGATCTTCTCAAGGTCTTCGCCAATGAACGTTAG
- a CDS encoding ABC transporter ATP-binding protein, whose product MLLRLRKVSKSYMTAEGPLEILHEVALSLDAGSTLALTGESGSGKSTLLHLAAGLDKADSGVVEVAGQEIATLDDAGRAALRRGTVGLVFQQFNLIPSLDVEANLAFHARLAGRHDPRWQVELTERLGLGGLARRYPEQLSGGQQQRVAIGRTLAARPKLVLADEPTGNLDEPTGDAVLALMLTLVAETGAALLMVTHSERLAAQLDRRVHLKAGRIA is encoded by the coding sequence ATGCTGCTTCGACTGCGCAAGGTCAGCAAGTCCTATATGACGGCCGAGGGGCCGCTCGAAATCCTTCACGAGGTCGCTCTCTCGCTCGATGCCGGAAGCACACTGGCGCTTACCGGGGAATCGGGCAGTGGCAAGTCGACCCTCCTTCATCTGGCTGCCGGCCTCGACAAGGCCGATTCCGGCGTGGTCGAGGTCGCAGGTCAGGAGATTGCGACCCTCGACGACGCGGGACGGGCGGCTTTGCGGCGGGGCACCGTCGGGCTCGTCTTCCAGCAGTTCAACCTCATTCCCTCCCTCGATGTCGAGGCGAACCTCGCCTTTCATGCGCGGCTCGCCGGCCGGCATGATCCGCGATGGCAGGTGGAGCTGACGGAAAGGCTCGGCCTTGGCGGTCTCGCGCGGCGCTATCCCGAGCAGCTTTCCGGCGGCCAGCAGCAGCGGGTCGCGATCGGCCGGACACTTGCCGCGCGCCCGAAGCTGGTTCTCGCCGACGAGCCGACCGGCAACCTCGACGAGCCGACGGGCGATGCCGTGCTGGCCCTGATGCTGACGCTGGTCGCCGAGACCGGAGCCGCTCTCCTGATGGTGACCCATTCCGAGCGGCTCGCCGCGCAGCTCGATCGTCGCGTGCATCTCAAGGCCGGGCGGATCGCATGA
- a CDS encoding ribose-phosphate diphosphokinase, translating into MTVLAQLDPGLKQFFDRIDSAPSPRDEVLATLLDVWKDKRADLIAPPVAALEPAAQASPQAAFIFRRAKTAERDYVLHAGADAVRPLIGEEGDTRLLSDAAFPRGSVRLRMLFEFVCRTGEPISATFTTHAADGGRIVAELVVTPLSGDGRSIDAVFGGVLLRPVAAAASGPAKSAAATAPLIFSFARDVEFGGKVARAMGLELSLLEEREFEDGEHKARPLESVRGRDAFVIASLNGGGGHSANDRLCRLLFFIATLKTNGAKSVTAVTPYLCYLRKDRQTKPRDPLTGRYVAELIEAMGADRVITIEAHNVAAYQSSFRIPTLHLEAYDVFARRTAEKVGTTEVTVVSPDLGGGKRADSFRERLEKQLGRPVGKAFMEKQRSAGVVSGDLFAGDVKDRVAIIIDDLISSGGTMVRVAEACMARGAKEVRLIATHALFSQGAEERLARAPIAELLITDTVQVDAAASPLGERLATVSVAETFAAAITRCHQVPSGN; encoded by the coding sequence ATGACGGTGCTTGCCCAACTCGACCCCGGCCTGAAGCAGTTCTTCGACCGCATCGACAGCGCGCCCAGTCCGCGCGACGAGGTGCTCGCGACGCTTCTCGATGTATGGAAGGACAAGCGCGCGGACCTGATCGCCCCGCCGGTTGCAGCGCTCGAACCCGCAGCACAGGCGAGCCCGCAGGCGGCCTTCATCTTTCGCCGGGCAAAGACGGCCGAGCGTGACTACGTGCTTCACGCAGGCGCCGACGCCGTCCGCCCGCTGATCGGCGAGGAGGGCGACACACGGTTGCTGTCGGATGCGGCCTTCCCACGCGGAAGCGTGCGCCTGCGCATGCTCTTCGAATTCGTCTGCCGGACAGGAGAACCGATCTCCGCCACCTTCACAACGCATGCCGCGGACGGCGGCCGCATCGTTGCCGAGCTCGTCGTCACCCCCCTCTCCGGCGACGGCCGATCGATCGACGCGGTATTCGGCGGCGTGCTGTTGCGTCCCGTCGCCGCGGCTGCCTCCGGCCCGGCCAAATCCGCCGCCGCAACCGCTCCCCTCATCTTCTCCTTCGCCCGCGACGTCGAGTTCGGCGGCAAGGTCGCACGCGCGATGGGACTTGAACTGAGCCTGCTCGAAGAGCGGGAATTCGAGGACGGTGAGCACAAGGCGCGACCGCTCGAAAGCGTGCGCGGCCGTGACGCCTTCGTCATCGCGAGCCTCAACGGCGGCGGCGGCCATTCTGCCAATGACCGGCTCTGCCGGCTGCTCTTCTTCATCGCGACGCTGAAGACCAACGGCGCGAAGAGCGTAACCGCCGTCACACCCTATCTCTGCTATCTCCGGAAGGACCGACAGACCAAGCCGCGCGATCCGCTCACCGGCCGCTACGTCGCCGAACTCATCGAGGCCATGGGCGCGGACCGCGTGATCACGATCGAGGCTCACAATGTCGCGGCCTACCAGTCGTCCTTCCGCATTCCGACGCTGCACCTTGAGGCCTATGACGTTTTCGCCCGTCGTACCGCGGAAAAGGTCGGCACCACCGAGGTCACCGTCGTCTCGCCTGATCTCGGCGGCGGCAAGCGCGCCGACAGCTTCCGCGAACGGCTGGAGAAGCAGCTCGGGCGACCGGTCGGCAAGGCCTTCATGGAGAAGCAGCGGAGCGCCGGCGTCGTTTCCGGCGACCTTTTCGCCGGCGATGTGAAGGACCGCGTGGCGATCATCATCGACGATCTCATCAGTTCCGGCGGAACGATGGTCAGGGTGGCCGAGGCCTGCATGGCGCGTGGTGCGAAGGAAGTTCGGCTGATCGCGACGCATGCGCTGTTTTCACAAGGAGCGGAAGAACGTCTCGCCAGGGCACCGATCGCGGAACTGCTGATCACCGACACCGTGCAGGTCGATGCCGCCGCCTCACCGCTCGGCGAACGGCTGGCAACCGTCTCGGTCGCGGAGACCTTCGCGGCGGCGATCACGCGCTGCCATCAGGTACCTTCCGGCAACTGA